From the genome of Nasonia vitripennis strain AsymCx chromosome 1, Nvit_psr_1.1, whole genome shotgun sequence, one region includes:
- the LOC100678596 gene encoding trypsin: MKKVTLFAKYFILFLTFVVNSEEVWANETVVTKESNNPSNQTRIITRSVPWRARRKRSSVARMAPTSANSRTRCHFCGGSIISNRHILTAAHCVKDIMEAPYTEFTVVTGSTTSSGNNGHVHTIETTHVHEGFLGTQKSAFKNDIAIITLKEPIDENQKKIDLPSKDSSLEDKAVVSGWGIEKFPSKIAAATLKRADMKVVPSNLCSMFLLTPLYKTQVCAFQRKNGDSGGPLASNNEVIGKGVPDVCTKVYAFKDWIKNIIDEE; this comes from the exons ATGAAGAAAGTTACACTTTTTGCAAAATACTTTATCTTATTTCTTACATTTGTGGTTAATAGTGAAGAGGTTTGGGCTAATG AAACTGTTGTAACAAAAGAATCCAACAATCCATCTAATCAAACTCGTATCATCACGAGGTCA GTGCCTTGGCGGGCCCGGCGGAAAAGATCGTCGGTGGCAAGGATGGCACCAACATCAGCGAATTCCCGTACCAGGTGTCACTTCTGCGGAGGATCGATCATCAGCAACAGGCACATCCTCACCGCGGCTCACTGCGTCAAGGACATCATGGAGGCCCCCTATACCGAGTTCACCGTCGTGACCGGCAGCACCACCTCCTCTGGCAATAACGGCCATGTCCACACGATCGAGACCACCCACGTTCACGAGGGCTTCCTTGGTACGCAGAAGTCGGCCTTCAAGAACGACATCGCCATAATCACG CTCAAGGAGCCGATCGACGAGAACCAGAAGAAGATCGACCTTCCCAGCAAGGACAGCAGTCTCGAGGACAAGGCTGTAGTTTCAGGCTGGGGTATCGAGAAATTCCCGTCGAAAATTGCCGCAGCCACGTTGAAAAGGGCCGACATGAAGGTCGTTCCCAGCAACCTGTGCTCCATGTTCCTCTTGACGCCTCTGTACAAGACTCAAGTCTGCGCCTTCCAGAGGAAGAAC GGTGACAGTGGTGGTCCCTTGGCCTCCAACAACGAAGTGATCGGCAAAGGCGTCCCCGACGTCTGCACCAAGGTCTACGCCTTCAAGGACTGGATCAAAAACATCATCGACGAGGAATAA
- the SP135 gene encoding serine protease 135 precursor, with amino-acid sequence MITKLLPLICLIFLISIESMECRRIVGGSDGRIDQFPYQVSIRHYNESHCGAAIIDEWHILTAAHCVGSVLVPPFEGVTVHTGTDSILEEGHVHRIARVDAHPGYDNSPGQNNDIAVITLENPIIFDANQQKIRLPTEDIQGGEVAVVTGWGYTSADNWTIPVQLQKAQMRLLPSFECHKRLLSPITDKQVCALQREGVGSCMGDSGGPLAANGVLVGITSWGIPCGLGYPDVYTKVYAYKEFIESVLEATDVNPIIDVNLSRH; translated from the exons ATGATCACGAAACTTCTCCCACTCATCTGCCTAATATTCCTGATCT ccATAGAATCAATGGAATGCCGACGCATAGTGGGCGGCAGCGATGGCAGAATAGACCAGTTTCCATACCAAGTGTCGATCCGTCATTACAACGAGAGCCACTGCGGCGCAGCGATAATCGACGAATGGCACATTCTCACCGCGGCTCACTGTGTTGGCAGTGTACTCGTTCCACCCTTCGAAGGAGTCACTGTGCATACCGGTACCGATAGTATTTTAGAGGAAGGACACGTGCACCGGATTGCCAGAGTTGACGCTCATCCTGGATACGACAACTCGCCTGGGCAGAATAACGACATCGCTGTCATCAcg CTGGAAAATCCGATAATCTTCGACGCCAACCAGCAAAAGATCCGGTTACCAACGGAAGACATTCAGGGCGGCGAAGTAGCTGTGGTCACCGGTTGGGGCTACACTTCTGCTGACAACTGGACGATTCCGGTGCAGTTGCAAAAGGCCCAGATGCGGCTGCTACCAAGTTTCGAATGTCACAAGCGTTTGCTCAGTCCCATAACAGATAAGCAAGTCTGTGCGCTTCAGAGAGAGGGAGTTGGTTCTTGCATG GGTGATAGCGGTGGACCTTTGGCAGCCAACGGTGTGCTCGTTGGGATCACCTCGTGGGGTATACCCTGTGGTCTGGGCTATCCCGACGTGTATACCAAAGTCTACGCGTACAAGGAATTCATCGAGTCGGTTTTAGAAGCTACTGATGTCAATCCAATCATAGACGTAAATCTGTCTCGTCATTGA
- the LOC100123412 gene encoding cystathionine gamma-lyase has product MSEEIKGGFATKAIHAGLDPQQWTHSPVVPPLVMSTTFRHDAPGQHQGYYYSRSGNPTRDALQVCLAALENGTDAKVFSSGLGALTALMSLLQTGDHVVSGDDIYGGTNRFFKQVASRQNIQVSFVSPEDTESFVKAIKANTKMVWLESPTNPLMQLADIETISEEIRKIRSDIYIVVDNTFATCYFQKPLELGADIAMYSLTKYMNGHSDITMGAAITKRKDIAEKLAFAQKAMGIIPSPYDCALLHRSLKTLELRMKQHSKNGLVVAMFLETHPAVTKVMHPFLPSHPQHELAKKQMTGHSGMLSFYHKGNSLKFFKALKLFLLAESLGGYESLAELPSVMTHASISEDEREKLGITDDLIRLSCGIETTEDLIEDLGRALDAAMS; this is encoded by the exons ATGTCTGAAGAAATCAAAGGCGGTTTCGCGACCAAAGCCATTCACGCAGGACTGGATCCTCAGCAATGGACACATAGTCCGGTCGTACCTCCACTGGTGATGTCAACGACATTCCGACACGACGCGCCGGGCCAGCATCAG GGATACTACTACAGCAGAAGCGGTAATCCAACTAGGGACGCTTTGCAAGTCTGTCTGGCAGCTCTGGAGAACGGAACTGACGCGAAAGTTTTTTCGTCGGGACTCGGTGCGTTGACAGCCTTAATGTCGCTACTCCAGACAGGAGATCACGTTGTCTCCGGTGATGACATTTACGGGGGCACCAACCGTTTCTTCAAGCAAGTCGCTTCCAGGCAAAACATCCAGGTCAGCTTTGTCAGTCCCGAAGATACCGAGAGCTTTGTCAAGGCCATCAAAGCGAACACCAAG ATGGTTTGGTTGGAAAGCCCCACTAATCCTCTGATGCAATTGGCTGACATAGAGACCATATCCGAAGAAATCAGAAAGATCAGGTCTGACATATACATCGTAGTCGACAACACCTTCGCAACCTGCTATTTTCAG aaacCATTAGAGCTGGGCGCAGACATCGCCATGTATTCTCTGACAAAGTACATGAATGGCCATTCCGACATCACGATGGGCGCAGCGATCACCAAGAGAAAGGACATCGCGGAAAAATTGGCATTCGCGCAGAAAG CCATGGGTATCATTCCATCTCCATACGATTGCGCATTGCTGCATCGAAGTCTCAAGACTCTGGAGTTGAGGATGAAGCAACATTCGAAAAATGGACTGGTCGTTGCCATGTTTTTGGAAACTCACCCAGCGGTAACGAAGGTGATGCATCCGT TCTTGCCATCACATCCACAACACGAGTTGGCCAAAAAGCAGATGACAGGCCACAGTGGGATGCTCTCTTTTTACCACAAAGGAAATtcgttgaaatttttcaaagcatTGAAACTATTTTTACTGGCTGAGTCACTTGGTGGCTATGAGTCATTGGCAGAGTTACC ATCTGTAATGACACACGCGTCGATATCAGAAGATGAGCGAGAAAAACTTGGAATTACTGATGATTTGATTCGATTGTCATGTGGAATCGAGACAACTGAAGATCTCATTGAAGATTTAGGTCGAGCTTTGGATGCTGCTATGTCTTGA
- the LOC100123439 gene encoding chymotrypsin-1, with translation MKWTIVTIFIFSSLVGSISSRRLKPRIIGGSNAKITDFPYQASLRLVGLYHLCGGSIISEKHILTAAHCVDNLFVKPPWTLVSVHTGTDNSSSPGQVHKIDWIKIHPDWKQIQESSYRHDIAIIKLQDEIVFDENQQKISLPSKDIYSGMKVNLTGWGHYEHDSAESVLLQKLKTKLLTNTECQPDYKETLYEDQVCAFSRRGAGACHGDSGGPLAADGKVVGIVSWVVTEKCAVGVPEVYTNVYAHREFIESAIRG, from the exons ATGAAGTGGACAATAGTGACAATCTTCATCTTTTCTTCCCTCGTTG GAAGCATTAGCTCTCGTCGTCTCAAGCCAAGAATTATCGGAGGATCCAACGCAAAAATCACAGACTTTCCTTACCAAGCGTCGCTTCGACTCGTTGGTTTGTACCACCTCTGTGGTGGTAGCATCATCAGCGAGAAACATATTCTCACGGCAGCTCACTGCGTTGATAATCTCTTCGTAAAGCCTCCGTGGACGTTGGTAAGTGTACACACAGGAACCGATAACTCGAGCAGTCCAGGTCAGGTGCATAAGATCGACTGGATTAAGATTCATCCAGACTGGAAGCAAATACAGGAGTCGTCATACCGTCACGATATTGCTATTATTAAG CTACAAGACGAGATTGTCTTTGATGAGAATCAGCAAAAAATTAGTTTACCCAGCAAAGACATCTATAGTGGGATGAAGGTCAATTTGACCGGTTGGGGTCATTACGAACACGACAGTGCCGAATCGGTACTGCTCCAAAAGCTCAAGACGAAGCTCCTTACGAATACAGAATGTCAGCCGGATTACAAAGAGACATTATACGAGGATCAAGTTTGCGCTTTCAGTAGGAGAGGAGCCGGCGCTTGTCAT GGCGACAGTGGCGGGCCGTTGGCTGCTGATGGAAAAGTCGTCGGAATCGTTTCTTGGGTCGTTACGGAAAAGTGCGCTGTTGGTGTACCTGAAGTTTACACCAATGTCTATGCGCATAGGGAGTTCATTGAGTCCGCGATAAGGggatga
- the LOC100678764 gene encoding SET and MYND domain-containing protein 4 yields MMDDMDILNLMDDDRGIDLPNDIRKDFENEYRKLCAHFGFEKRFWKKDTDDMLKEIITVDSDNVKSLMLERLQKLTSGNFYNKFATFFDKNSEKCLKRNGKSSEASEKARIIGNELFNSGFLRDEDYQDIRKWYGEAIALAPPDSELLALAYGNRSCLLLTICRFKECIKDILRALAITDSNVLKVKLLCRKMACFGHLGTDISKKKNLMKEIENCVKLVDQKDRNEKFCKMIKKAKAESSKMPFVVYKEGTMVTETCTSSGINVSYSPDSGQQLVASHDLQPGEIIFVQQSYVTSVNTNKACAYCCHCMTPTWCTIPCDHCSLNMYCSKQCKDEAWNKYHDIECNMAMHMQFDDTKYYFYQIAVKTIIMAVKEAGSVSALREELEKFDKSKDEQAKYFTEQNKSGNINTFKNFYNLSHKCTVFKLTRILKDAFLILVYFVKASNLFASDLSSLSGKELSENDDVVFVLLLILRIIAVTYSNSDHHIPYRSDDCLVQNDLDACLDNRCCSTATSVNIYVQSLKYDCNPNARTVITKDGKAVLFCLQPIGKNCQISVSNFSFYNESKSERQTSILKKSHYICQCQACKEDWPLLPVLKQKFQLEISGNRRDAKSTLGTKLVKILWSFKKSLDNDDYRPQKATMITMGKEISSAVRIFGQSSYITCQLIEMLESLYQRMYEVDTFVAPKVVDGGIGMNFNDEDKDISALLKMELLSGLLNQ; encoded by the exons ATGATGGATGACATGGATATTCTGAATCTCATGGATGACGATCGAGGCATAGACCTTCCAAATGATATTCGGAAAGATTTCGAGAACGAGTATAGGAAACTGTGCGCACACTTTGGTTTTGAGAAGAGATTCTGGAAGAAAGACACTGACGATATGCTCAAAGAAATCATAACTGTAGACAGCGACAATGTGAAGAGTTTGATGTTGGAAAGATTGCAAAAATTGACAAGTGGTAATTTTTACAACAAATTTGCTACTTTTTTCGATAAGAACTCGGAAAAGTGCCTTAAAAGAAATGGCAAAAGCTCTGAAGCGTCCGAAAAAGCGCGAATCATTGGCAATGAATTGTTTAACAGTGGTTTTCTTCGAGATGAAGATTACCAAGACATTCGAAAATGGTATGGTGAGGCCATCGCTTTGGCACCACCAGATTCAGAATTGTTAGCTCTAGCCTATGGAAACAGATCTTGTCTATTGTTAACTATTTGTAGATTTAAAGAGTGCATTAAGGATATACTAAGAGCTTTGGCCATAACTGATTCCAATGTCCTGAAAGTCAAGTTATTGTGCAGAAAGATGGCATGCTTTGGACACTTAGGCACTGACAtaagtaagaaaaaaaatcttatgaAAGAAATTGAGAACTGCGTGAAGTTGGTTGATCAAAAGGATCGAAATGAGAAATTTTGCAAGATGATTAAAAAAGCAAAGGCTGAATCCAGTAAGATGCCGTTTGTAGTTTACAAGGAAGGCACTATGGTCACAGAAACTTGCACTTCTAGTGGTATCAACGTAAGCTATAGTCCAGACTCTGGTCAACAACTGGTAGCCTCTCATGATTTACAACCAGGAGAAATTATTTTCGTCCAACAATCCTATGTTACCAGTGTAAACACTAACAAAGCTTGCGCTTATTGTTGTCACTGTATGACACCAACATGGTGCACAATTCCATGTGATCATTGTAGTTTAAATATGTATTGTTCCAAACAATGCAAAGATGAAGCTTGGAACAAATATCATGATATTGAATGCAATATGGCTATGCATATGCAATTTGATGATACCAAGTACTACTTTTATCAGATTGCTGTTAAAACCATTATTATGGCTGTCAAAGAAGCTGGTAGTGTATCAGCTTTGAGAGAAGAACtggaaaaatttgataaatctAAAG ATGAACAAGCAAAGTATTTTACTGAACAAAATAAATCTGGCAACattaatacatttaaaaatttctacAATCTATCTCACAAGTGCACAGTTTTCAAGCTCACAAGAATCCTGAAAGATGCCTTTCTCATCCTAGTATACTTTGTTAAAGCATCAAATTTGTTTGCATCTGATTTGAGTAGTCTATCTGGCAAAGAACTGTCTGAAAATGATGACGTAGTTTTTGTACTACTACTCATATTGAGAATAATTGCTGTAACATATTCAAATTCTGACCATCAT ATACCTTATAGAAGCGATGATTGTCTTGTACAAAATGATCTAGATGCATGCTTAGATAATCGATGTTGCTCTACAGCTACTTCTGTTAACATTTATGTACAGTCACTCAAATATGATTGCAATCCAAATGCTAGAACTGTCATTACAAAGGATGGAAAAgctgttttattttgtttgcaACCTATAGGAAAAAATTGCCAG atatcTGTAAGCAATTTTAGCTTCTACAATGaaagcaaaagcgagcgacaAACTTCAATACTGAAGAAATCTCATTACATTTGTCAATGCCAAGCGTGCAAAGAAGATTGGCCTCTGTTACCTGTGCTCAAgcagaaatttcaatta GAAATTTCTGGAAATCGCAGGGACGCGAAAAGTACATTAGGAACCAAACTGGTGAAAATATTATggtcttttaaaaaatcactgGATAATGACGACTATCGGCCTCAGAAAGCCACTATGATAACTATGGGCAAAGAAATCAGTAGCGCTGTAAGAATTTTTGGGCAATCCTCCTACATAACTTGCCAGCTTATTGAGATGTTGGAGAGTCTGTATCAACGTATGTACGAGGTCGATACTTTTGTAGCTCCCAAGGTTGTAGATGGTGGTATTGGCATGAATTTTAACGATGAAGATAAGGACATTAGCGCCCTATTAAAAATGGAGCTATTATCAGGACTCTTGAATCAGTGA
- the LOC100123432 gene encoding chymotrypsin-1: MKFGVVACVCLALFVGAFAAPAEKIVGGENADITEFPYQVSLRLRGKGHFCGGSIISERHILTAAHCVDGIITPLLKNRFSVVTGTTTSSGSSGKSHKIKSTHIHEGYLGTDESSYKNDVAVITLAAPIKFDAKQKKINLPTKDVSLGDKVMVSGWGIKKYPSEIVAATLQKASMKLIPSSQCEQFLYPQTLYSTQVCAIQAQKKGVGVCSGDSGGPLAADNEVIGIASWVVPCGKGFPDVYTKVYAFKDWIKNIIDKE; encoded by the exons ATGAAGTTCGGTGTTGTGGCCTGTGTGTGTCTCGCCCTTTTCGTCG GTGCCTTCGCGGCTCCGGCGGAAAAGATCGTCGGTGGCGAGAACGCCGACATTACCGAGTTCCCTTACCAGGTATCCCTGAGACTAAGGGGCAAAGGTCACTTCTGCGGTGGTTCGATCATAAGCGAGAGGCACATCCTCACTGCGGCTCACTGCGTCGACGGTATCATAACGCCGCTGCTTAAGAATAGGTTCTCCGTTGTCACCGGTACCACCACCTCATCCGGATCGAGCGGAAAGAGCCACAAGATCAAGAGCACTCACATTCACGAGGGCTACCTCGGAACCGACGAGTCGTCCTACAAGAACGACGTCGCCGTCATCACG CTCGCCGCGCCGATCAAGTTCGATGCTaagcagaaaaaaatcaaCCTGCCCACTAAGGACGTCAGTCTTGGTGACAAGGTGATGGTGAGTGGTTGGGGAATCAAGAAATACCCATCCGAAATCGTCGCCGCTACTCTGCAGAAAGCCTCGATGAAACTCATTCCCAGCAGCCAGTGCGAGCAGTTCCTGTACCCTCAGACTCTCTACTCGACGCAGGTCTGCGCCATCCAGGCGCAGAAGAAGGGAGTCGGTGTCTGCTCT GGTGACAGTGGTGGTCCCTTGGCTGCCGACAACGAAGTGATCGGTATCGCTTCCTGGGTCGTCCCATGCGGCAAGGGTTTCCCTGACGTCTACACCAAGGTCTACGCCTTCAAGGACTGGATCAAAAACATCATCGACAAGGAATAA